Proteins from a genomic interval of Rosa chinensis cultivar Old Blush chromosome 2, RchiOBHm-V2, whole genome shotgun sequence:
- the LOC112186801 gene encoding uncharacterized protein LOC112186801 isoform X1, whose translation MSQKVFFFSLLFQSSLSEHGLLRPSILTSSPNPMSNSELEDKIFSLFKDFMAGIAKFEELVPMGSTFLNGFQHALEFLRRPAIDKTSELVKNIIQSNETKRVKSYIEAGCINTDDGRHNITKLQSCQLGLHDHICKGKGILNELECLLEDVSGAMQDKSLFQDDNLGERLNEQACINDKEEIASPCPRRNEVTDYAVLMAVIYRMVKQEYMMQERIVSALSLKSSSGELESYCLMWSLRPYIDEEIMGHAWKLIH comes from the exons ATGTCCCAAaaagtcttcttcttctcgttACTTTTTCAGTCTTCTCTCTCCGAACACGGTCTCCTTCGTCCTTCGATTCTCACAAGCTCGCCAAATCCC ATGTCAAATTCTGAATTAGAGGACAAGATTTTCAGCTTGTTCAAGGATTTTATGGCCGG GATTGCCAAGTTTGAAGAATTGGTGCCCATGGGAAGCACATTTCTCAATGGCTTTCAGCATGCACTGG agtttctTCGACGTCCGGCGATAGATAAAACATCTGAGTTGGTTAAAAATATAATCCAATCTAACGAAACAAAGAGGGTTAAATCATACATTGAAGCTGGATGTATCAACACTGATGATGGCAGGCACAATATAACCAAGT TGCAATCATGCCAACTTGGACTTCATGACCATATATGTAAAG GAAAAGGTATACTTAACGAACTGGAATGCCTACTGGAAGATGTAAGTGGTGCAATGCAAGATAAATCCTTGTTCCAGGATGACAATTTGGGTGAAAGGTTGAATGAACAAGCATGTATCAATGACAAG GAGGAAATTGCGTCGCCTTGTCccagaagaaatgaagttacTGATTATGCTGTCCTGATGGCAGTCATTTATCGTATGGTCAAGCAAGAATATATGATGCAG GAAAGAATTGTTTCTGCCTTAAGTCTCAAGTCATCTTCCGGAGAATTAGAGAGCTACTGCCTTATGTGGTCTTTGCGTCCTTACATAGATGAAGAAATTATGGGTCATGCTTGGAAACTTATACACTGA
- the LOC112186801 gene encoding uncharacterized protein LOC112186801 isoform X3, with protein sequence MSQKVFFFSLLFQSSLSEHGLLRPSILTSSPNPMSNSELEDKIFSLFKDFMAGIAKFEELVPMGSTFLNGFQHALEVQSCQLGLHDHICKGKGILNELECLLEDVSGAMQDKSLFQDDNLGERLNEQACINDKEEIASPCPRRNEVTDYAVLMAVIYRMVKQEYMMQERIVSALSLKSSSGELESYCLMWSLRPYIDEEIMGHAWKLIH encoded by the exons ATGTCCCAAaaagtcttcttcttctcgttACTTTTTCAGTCTTCTCTCTCCGAACACGGTCTCCTTCGTCCTTCGATTCTCACAAGCTCGCCAAATCCC ATGTCAAATTCTGAATTAGAGGACAAGATTTTCAGCTTGTTCAAGGATTTTATGGCCGG GATTGCCAAGTTTGAAGAATTGGTGCCCATGGGAAGCACATTTCTCAATGGCTTTCAGCATGCACTGG AAGTGCAATCATGCCAACTTGGACTTCATGACCATATATGTAAAG GAAAAGGTATACTTAACGAACTGGAATGCCTACTGGAAGATGTAAGTGGTGCAATGCAAGATAAATCCTTGTTCCAGGATGACAATTTGGGTGAAAGGTTGAATGAACAAGCATGTATCAATGACAAG GAGGAAATTGCGTCGCCTTGTCccagaagaaatgaagttacTGATTATGCTGTCCTGATGGCAGTCATTTATCGTATGGTCAAGCAAGAATATATGATGCAG GAAAGAATTGTTTCTGCCTTAAGTCTCAAGTCATCTTCCGGAGAATTAGAGAGCTACTGCCTTATGTGGTCTTTGCGTCCTTACATAGATGAAGAAATTATGGGTCATGCTTGGAAACTTATACACTGA
- the LOC112186801 gene encoding uncharacterized protein LOC112186801 isoform X2 has product MDIISPMELFLELQMSNSELEDKIFSLFKDFMAGIAKFEELVPMGSTFLNGFQHALEFLRRPAIDKTSELVKNIIQSNETKRVKSYIEAGCINTDDGRHNITKLQSCQLGLHDHICKGKGILNELECLLEDVSGAMQDKSLFQDDNLGERLNEQACINDKEEIASPCPRRNEVTDYAVLMAVIYRMVKQEYMMQERIVSALSLKSSSGELESYCLMWSLRPYIDEEIMGHAWKLIH; this is encoded by the exons ATGGATATAATATCCCCAATGGAGCTATTTCTGGAGCTCCAG ATGTCAAATTCTGAATTAGAGGACAAGATTTTCAGCTTGTTCAAGGATTTTATGGCCGG GATTGCCAAGTTTGAAGAATTGGTGCCCATGGGAAGCACATTTCTCAATGGCTTTCAGCATGCACTGG agtttctTCGACGTCCGGCGATAGATAAAACATCTGAGTTGGTTAAAAATATAATCCAATCTAACGAAACAAAGAGGGTTAAATCATACATTGAAGCTGGATGTATCAACACTGATGATGGCAGGCACAATATAACCAAGT TGCAATCATGCCAACTTGGACTTCATGACCATATATGTAAAG GAAAAGGTATACTTAACGAACTGGAATGCCTACTGGAAGATGTAAGTGGTGCAATGCAAGATAAATCCTTGTTCCAGGATGACAATTTGGGTGAAAGGTTGAATGAACAAGCATGTATCAATGACAAG GAGGAAATTGCGTCGCCTTGTCccagaagaaatgaagttacTGATTATGCTGTCCTGATGGCAGTCATTTATCGTATGGTCAAGCAAGAATATATGATGCAG GAAAGAATTGTTTCTGCCTTAAGTCTCAAGTCATCTTCCGGAGAATTAGAGAGCTACTGCCTTATGTGGTCTTTGCGTCCTTACATAGATGAAGAAATTATGGGTCATGCTTGGAAACTTATACACTGA
- the LOC112188193 gene encoding phosphoenolpyruvate carboxykinase (ATP) 1 produces MASNGDGDFSFATGNGPAAVTNGNGAARNGLAKIHTTPKNGNGVCHDDSSATVKAQTIDQLHSLQKKKSAPTTPIKGTQGDFAVALSEEERQMQQLQSISNSLASLTRGTGPKVVRGDPAQQSPHHTPKVSSHHHHFTPTISVSDSALKFTHVLYNLSPAELYEQAINNEKGSFVTSTGALATLSGAKTGRSPRDKRVVKDETTEEELWWGRGSPNIEMDEHTFMVNRERAVDYLNSLDKVFVNDQYLNWDPENRIKVRIVSARAYHSLFMHNMCIRPSPEELENFGTPDFTIYNAGQFPCNRYTHYMTSSTSIDLNLGRREMVILGTMYAGEMKKGLFSLMHYLMPKRQILSLHSGCNMGKDGDVALFFGLSGTGKTTLSTDHNRYLIGDDEHCWTENGVSNIEGGCYAKCIDLSREKEPDIWNAIKFGAVLENVVFDEHTREVDYSDKSVTENTRAAYPIEYIPNAKIPCVGPHPKNVILLACDAFGVLPPVSKLNLAQTMYHFISGYTALVAGTEEGIKEPQATFSACFGAAFIMLHPTKYAAMLAQKMQQHGATGWLVNTGWSGGRYGSGKRIKLPYTRKIIDAIHSGSLLNANYKKTEVFGLEIPSEIEGVPSEILDPVNTWSDKNAYQETLLKLAGLFKNNFETFTNYKIGKDNKLTEEILAAGPNF; encoded by the exons ATGGCGTCTAACGGTGACGGAGATTTCAGCTTCGCGACTGGGAACGGCCCGGCGGCGGTGACGAACGGCAACGGAGCGGCGAGGAACGGGCTGGCGAAGATCCATACGACGCCGAAGAACGGGAATGGGGTGTGCCACGACGACAGCTCGGCGACGGTGAAGGCTCAGACCATCGACCAGCTTCATTCGCTGCAGAAGAAGAAGTCGGCACCGACGACACCCATCAAGGGCACTCAGGGAGACTTTGCTGTCGCTCTCTCCGAGGAGGAACGCCAGATGCAGCAGCTCCAGTCCATCAG TAACTCTCTGGCGTCGCTGACGAGAGGGACTGGACCAAAGGTTGTGAGAGGAGACCCTGCTCAGCAGTCTCCCCATCATACCCCGAAGGTGTCATCGCACCACCATCATTTCACTCCCACCATCAGCGTCAGTGACAGTGCGCTCAAGTTCACCCATGTACTCTACAACCTCTCTCCTGCTG AGCTATATGAGCAGGCGATAAATAATGAAAAGGGGTCGTTCGTTACGTCAACAGGCGCATTAGCAACACTTTCTGGAGCCAAGACAGGTCGGTCTCCAAGAGATAAACGCGTCGTCAAGGATGAGACCACCGAAGAGGAGCTTTGGTGGGGAAG GGGTTCACCGAACATTGAAATGGACGAGCACACTTTCATGGTCAACAGGGAAAGAGCTGTGGATTACCTGAATTCTTTGGACAAG GTCTTTGTAAATGACCAATACTTGAACTGGGATCCAGAAAACAGAATCAAAGTGCGGATTGTCTCTGCCAGGGCTTATCATTCTTTGTTCATGCACAACAT GTGTATCCGACCCAGTCCTGAAGAGCTGGAGAATTTTGGTACTCCGGACTTCACTATTTACAATGCTGGTCAGTTCCCGTGTAATCGTTACACCCACTATATGACATCCTCCACTAGCATAGATCTTAATCTTGGTAGGAGGGAAATGGTCATCCTCGGCACCATGTATGCCGGGGAAATGAAGAAAGGCCTTTTCAGTCTCATGCATTATCTCATGCCTAAGCGACAAATCCTATCCCTACATTCTGGCTGCAATATGGGGAAAGATGGAGATGTTGCACTGTTCTTTGGATTGTCAG gTACTGGGAAGACAACTCTGTCTACTGATCACAATAGATACCTAATTGGAGATGATGAACACTGTTGGACTGAGAATGGTGTATCAAATATCGAAGGTGGTTGCTATGCCAAGTGTATTGATCTCTCGAGGGAGAAAGAACCTGACATTTGGAATGCCATCAAGTTTGGTGCTG TGTTGGAAAATGTTGTGTTTGATGAGCATACTCGAGAAGTGGATTATTCTGACAAATCTGTTACAG AGAATACTCGGGCAGCCTACCCCATTGAGTACATTCCCAATGCAAAAATACCGTGTGTTGGTCCTCATCCGAAGAATGTGATACTTTTGGCATGTGATGCATTTGGTGTGCTCCCACCTGTGAGCAAGTTAAACCTGGCACAGACCATGTACCATTTCATCAGTGGCTATACTGCACTG GTTGCTGGAACTGAAGAGGGCATTAAGGAGCCACAGGCAACATTCTCGGCTTGCTTTGGTGCTGCATTTATAATGTTGCATCCAACGAAGTATGCAGCAATGCTTGCTCAGAAAATGCAGCAGCATGGTGCAACTGGATGGCTGGTCAACACTGGCTGGTCTGGTGGAAG GTATGGATCGGGAAAGCGCATTAAGCTACCCTACACCCGGAAAATCATTGATGCCATACACTCTGGCAGCCTCTTGAATGCAAATTACAAGAAGACTGAAGTGTTTGGACTTGAGATCCCCAGTGAGATTGAGGGAGTGCCTTCAGAAATACTGGATCCAGTGAACACT TGGTCGGACAAGAATGCATACCAGGAAACACTCCTGAAGTTGGCTGGTCTATTTAAGAACAACTTTGAGACTTTCACAAACTACAAGATTGGCAAGGACAACAAGCTGACTGAAGAAATTCTCGCAGCTGGTCCGAATTTCTAG